A genomic window from Gambusia affinis linkage group LG16, SWU_Gaff_1.0, whole genome shotgun sequence includes:
- the LOC122846109 gene encoding transmembrane protein 87A-like, which produces MLDVQFRRLCLVVLAFGFHLGRAAEVSVWSVNINSTQDAVFRKTLYANTTIFMRFLNDVGSCEKYLAFNISWYLRSSVCYNEVFNTPDNKAMNMFGMDHMLKDGWSGFYSQGYMYFENCSYLFTPKVYFPDFNPYQPLSSPKSDPSNQTFTWPDKPEISAVAKAWVDGPYLFIVKVQPAVRGLEIEDILAEQLNFAFTMRVEMKGPHDYSSPADWPLMIFFMVMCIVYVLFGALWLFWCACYWRDLLRIQFWIGAVIILGMLEKAVFYSEYQSIRYKGDYVLGAVIFAELLSALKRSLARILVLIVSLGYGIVRPRLGTTVHRLVAVGLLYLLFSSVDGVLRVTGGFYGTVALVANLSLSLIDSCVMWWIFISLSQTTRLLKLRRNVVKLSLYQHFTNTLIFFVVVSIIFIIWTTKVFRLVDCQRGWRELWVDDAFWRLLFSTMLLVIMVLLRPSVNSQRFSHSPLIDEDDEEDEAKEPMMNEAFEGMKMRGSKPDANGSQKLLNKEDEDLKWVEENIPTSVADVALPVILDEEEEILKTKMERSKME; this is translated from the exons ATGCTAGATGTCCAGTTTCGTCGCTTGTGTTTGGTGGTCTTAGCGTTCGGTTTTCACCTCGGAAGGGCGGCGGAGGTCTCAGTATGGAGCGTAAACATCAACTCG ACACAGGACGCTGTGTTTCGGAAGACGCTCTACGCCAACACCACCATCTTCATGAGGT TTCTGAATGACGTGGGGTCGTGTGAAAAATATCTGGCCTTTAACATCAGCTGGTACCTGCGCTCGTCCGTTTGCTACAATGAGGTCTTCAACACGCCG GACAACAAAGCGATGAACATGTTCGGCATGGACCACATGTTGAAAGACGGCTGGAGCGGCTTCTACAGTCAGGGCTACATGTACTTTGAGAACTGCTCCTACCTCTTCACCCCGAAG gtttattTCCCAGACTTCAACCCTTATCAGCCACTGTCCAGTCCGAAG AGTGACCCGTCAAATCAGACCTTTACTTGGCCTGACAAACCG GAAATCAGCGCGGTGGCCAAAGCTTGGGTGGACGGCCCCTACCTGTTCATAGTGAAGGTGCAGCCTGCGGTCCGCGGCTTGGAGATAGAAGACATCTTAGCAGAGCAGCTCAACTTTGCTTTCACAA TGAGAGTGGAGATGAAAGGACCACATGACTACTCGTCCCCAGCAGACTGGCCTCTGATGATC TTCTTCATGGTGATGTGCATCGTGTACGTTCTGTTCGGGGCGCTCTGGCTCTTCTGGTGCGCCTGCTACTGGAGGGATCTGCTACGGATCCAGTTCTGGATCGGCGCCGTCATCATCCTCGGCATGCTGGAGAAAGCCGTCTTCTACTCTGAATACCAGAGCATCCGTTACAAAGGAGACTACG tcCTGGGAGCCGTGATTTTCGCCGAGCTGCTCTCTGCACTCAAAAGGTCCCTGGCTCGAATCCTGGTTCTCATTGTCAGTCTTGGTTACGGCATAGTCAG ACCACGGCTCGGTACCACGGTGCACCGACTGGTGGCCGTTGGACTCCTCTACCTTCTCTTCTCCTCTGTGGACGGAGTGCTCAGAGTGACAGGT GGTTTCTATGGAACCGTCGCCCTTGTGGCTAATCTCAGCCTCTCTCTCATCGACTCGTGTGTCATGTGGTGG ATTTTCATCAGCTTGTCACAAACCACTCGCCTCCTGAAGCTCCGCAGAAATGTGGTCAAGCTGTCTTTGTATCAGCACTTTACCAACACGCTCATCTTCTTCGTTGTCG TTTCCATCATATTCATCATCTGGACCACCAAGGTGTTCAGGCTGGTGGACTGTCAGAGG GGCTGGCGGGAATTGTGGGTAGACGATGCGTTCTGGCGCCTCCTGTTTTCCACCATGCTGCTGGTCATCATGGTGCTGCTGCGACCCTCTGTTAACAGCCAGAG GTTCTCTCATTCCCCTCTTATTGAcgaagatgatgaagaagatgaagcCAAGGAGCCGATGATGAACGAAGCTTTTG AAGGGATGAAGATGCGGGGCTCGAAACCTGACGCTAACGGCTCCCAGAAACTTCTGAATAAAGAG gatgAGGACCTGAAATGGGTAGAAGAGAATATTCCTACCTCCGTTGCTGATGT AGCTCTCCCTGTTATACTGGATGAGGAAGAG GAAATCCTGAAAACTAAGATGGAGCGATCTAAAATGGAGTAG